The Candidatus Buchananbacteria bacterium CG10_big_fil_rev_8_21_14_0_10_42_9 genome segment GCGAACATTGTCTTTGCTCCGCTTGTCAAAAACGAATCCCCGGAACTTGTCAGGCTGATCGACGTCAGAAGCGGCTCAACAATAAGCTTGAAAGAAGCAAGGTTGGCCCTGCGGTTACACAAGGCGGGTAAACTCAGCCACTTTTTGCGGGTAGTTACCTTCAACACTATCTTTTTGGCTAATCATCCGTATTGCACCGAAGAATACGTTGATGAGTTATATCAAACGGCAATGTCGATTGTTAAGTACTACCTGCCTCACGTTAGGGAGGAAATCAGCTGTCCAATGGATCTCAAATATTGGGCTGGCCGAGCCAGAATCGAAGGCATTATAACCTGAGCTAAAAACCAGGTTTTTTTATTGTGCTATAATTAAAGTATGAAAAAGACATTAGCTATAATAATTGCCATAATTATTGTTTTAGGGGCTCTTTTTTGGTGGTGGAAAAGGCCGGCGGTGACTCCCGGGGACGGGGTAATGGTTGATAGTTTTGAAAGATGTGTTGCGGCAGGTAATCCGGTAATGGAAAGTTATCCGCGGCAATGCCGGCATAACGGGGAAACTTTCACTGAAGATATTGGCAATGAATTAGAAAAAAATGATTTGATTAAAATAAATTCTCCCCGGCCAAACCAGGAAATTTCAAGCCCAGTTACGATAACGGGCAAAGCGCGCGGCTATTGGTTTTTTGAAGCGAGCTTTCCGGTTGTCGTGGTCAATTGGGACGGGCTAATAATTGGCCAAGGCATTGCCCAGGCCAAAGATGATTGGATGACTGAAGATTTTGTACCTTTTACCGCAACGGTAAATTTTGATTTGGATCCTAATAGTTACAGCAATCGCGGCGCGCTAATTTTGCAAAAAGATAATCCATCCGGACTACCCGAATATGACGATGCTTTAGAAGTCCCGGTAGTGCTTAAATAATTAATTTTAAGTTATGGATAAAGATATGCAACAAAGGTGGGAGGTTTTGGAGCAAAAGGTGGATGAGGTGCATAAATCGGTTAGCACCATTCGCCGATATATCGCCATTGCTTTTTGGGTCGGCGTGGTAATGTTGGTATTTCCATTTGTTGGTCTCCTTTTTGCCATCCCGACTTTTCTTAGCACCTTCTCAGTCTACAGCGGGCTTTAAAATTGTCATTGCGAGCGAAGCGTCGCAATCTCTAAACCTGAGATCCTCACGTCGCTACGCCTGCCTGCCGGCAGGCAGGCTCCTCAGGATGACAATCGGGGAAGTCATTCGCCACGCTCAAGGATGACAAAGTAGTGTGTTATAATTAAACTATGAAAATTGTTTTTATTTTTATTTTAGGATTAGCGATTTTAGTCGGCGCTATTATTTTGAACATCATAGCTTCTTATCTGGGCTTACTGAGTTGGTTTGAATTTTTAAAAAATCCGCAAAAAGCCGGTGTCGCCTCTTATGTTTGGCTTTTTATAATTTATCCTCTGGGGCTTGGTTTGATTGCTTATTTAGCGTATAGAATTTTAAATTTAACTTAATATGAATAATCCAATTAAATTAGTGGTTGCCTTAATTTTGCCTCAATTGGCCGGGGCGATTGGTTCGTTTTTTACCGCTCCCGCAATTGACAGTTGGTATATTAATTTAAACAAACCGTCTTTTAATCCGCCGAGTTGGGTGTTTGGGCCAGTATGGATTACATTATATATATTAATGGGCATCGCCATGTATTTAATTTGGGTTATGCCAAAAAGTAAAACACGCGATACGGCTTTAGCAATTTATTTAGCTCAATTAGTTTTAAATTCTTTATGGTCAATTGTCTTTTTTGGTTGGCAATCAATCGGCCTCGCCTTTGGAGTAATAGTTATTTTGCTGGTCTTAGTTTTAATTATTACTATAAAGTTTCATCAGCTCAAAAAAATCGCGGGCTATTTATTAGTACCATATTTTCTCTGGGGCGCCTTTGCCACAATTCTAAACGGCGCGATTTGGTATTTAAATTAGCCTAGCCTTGACTTTGTTTTTGTATTGCAGTAAGACAAAACAAGGGCGGTAACTGGCGCAATTGCGCTAAAGGAGGCTGGCAATGCGTCCTCAAAAATGGCTCTGCCTCATGCTGGCAGTGCTTTGGGCGTCGGCCTCCTATGCCGACCCCGAAAATCTTCTAATTTGGCCGTTGCGTAATCCCAAGGTTACGCAACCCTACGGCCCGTTCGATGCGACGTCTAAACCGCACTACATTAGCCAGGAGCATCGGGGTATCGATATGTCGGATCAACTCGGCGCTCCTGTGTTGGCCGCGGCCGACGGCGTGGTAGTAGCTGTGGGCGAGCCCTGCCCGCAGTTTAACGACCCGTATTGTAATAGCCGGAAAGGAAACTGGATTAAGTTGTACCATGAGCTTCCCGGTTATGCAGGTGTCTGCACCTACTACGGGCACTTGGCCGAACAGCCGAATTTGTCGGCTGGAGAGGCTGTATGCCAAGGCCAGGCCATTGGCCTTGAAGGCGGTTCTGGCTACAACTTCAGTGTGATGTCAGGCGAAGTCGCCCAATTCGGGCATCACCTACACTTTGAAGTTGATATTTGCTACTGCGACGAGCAGGGGAATTACGTTGAGATTGGCCACCTCGACCCAAACTCGCTGCTTGTCCCGCTTCAAAAGGAGTAGCTTTCCTGTGCATCCAGAAAGGAGGAAACGTACAGGAAAGCTTTGTTTTATATGTTATAATAATAATCTATGGATTTAACTAAACAAAAATGTGTTGCTTGCGAAGGCGCCGTTAAGCCATTAGACCGCAAGCAAGCGGAAGAGAAATTGAAGGAAGCGCCAGGCTGGAAACTTACTAGTGATGCCAAATCGATTACCAAAAGCTATACTTTTAAGGACTTTAAAGAGGCTTTAGAGTTTGTGAATAAAGTTGGTCATTTAGCCGAAGACGAGGGGCATCACCCAGATATTCATTTAACCGGGTATAAAAACGTGCGCATTGATTTAACCACCCACGCC includes the following:
- a CDS encoding TspO protein, which produces MNNPIKLVVALILPQLAGAIGSFFTAPAIDSWYINLNKPSFNPPSWVFGPVWITLYILMGIAMYLIWVMPKSKTRDTALAIYLAQLVLNSLWSIVFFGWQSIGLAFGVIVILLVLVLIITIKFHQLKKIAGYLLVPYFLWGAFATILNGAIWYLN
- a CDS encoding 4a-hydroxytetrahydrobiopterin dehydratase; the encoded protein is MDLTKQKCVACEGAVKPLDRKQAEEKLKEAPGWKLTSDAKSITKSYTFKDFKEALEFVNKVGHLAEDEGHHPDIHLTGYKNVRIDLTTHAIDGLFINDFILASKIDA